One genomic window of Arachis hypogaea cultivar Tifrunner chromosome 8, arahy.Tifrunner.gnm2.J5K5, whole genome shotgun sequence includes the following:
- the LOC112706650 gene encoding uncharacterized protein — protein sequence MGTFSGSRQWPRLIYLVAFCLLAISVIAKPDDEDHDRKPFPHEKHKKEHELPPKHEEHPHHHHHKRHPHEHKSPPPPPYGYKSPPPPIYSPPPPYVYKSPPPPVHSPPPPVHSPPPPYIYKSPPPSNHSPPPPYVYKSPPPPVHSPPPPYVYKSPPPPVHSPPPPYVYKSPPPPVHSPPPPVNSPPPPYVYKSPPPPVHSPPPPYVYKSPPPPVHSPPPPVRSPPPPYVYKSPPPPVHSPPPPVHSPPPPYVYKSPPPPVHSPPPPVHSPPPPVHSPPPPYVYKSPPPPVHSPPPPYVYKSPPPPVHSPPPPVHSPPPPYVYKSPPPPVHSPPPPYVYKSPPPPVHSPPPPYVYKSPPPPVHSPPPPVHSPPPPYVYKSPPPPVHSPSPPYVYKSPPPPVHSPPPPYVYKSPPPPVHSPPPPVHSPPPPYVYKSPPPPVHSPPPPIHSPPPPYVYKSPPPPVHSPPPPVHSPPPPYVYKSPPPPVHSPPPPYVYKSPPPPVHSPPPPYVYKSPPPPVHSPPPPIHSPPPPYVYKSPPLPVHSPPPPYVYKSPPPPVHSPPPPYVYKSPPPPVHSPPPPVHSPPPPYIYKSPPPPVHSPPPPYAYKSPHSPIHSPPPPYVYKSPPSPVHSPPPPIHSPPPPYIYKSPPPPIHSPPPPYVYKSPPPPVHSPRPPVHSPLPPYVYKSPPPPIHSPPPPYIYKSPPPPVHSPPPPYVYKSPPPPIHSPPPPYVYKSPPPPVHSPPPPVHSPPPPYIYKSPPPPIHSPPPPYVYKSPPPPVHSPPPPYTYKSPPPIVHSPPPPVHSPPPPYVYKSPPPPVHSPPPPVHSLPPPYVYKSPPPPIHSPPPPYVYKSPPPPVHSPPPSPSVHSPPPPYAYKSPPPPVHSPPPPVHSPPPPYIYKSPPPSVHSPPPPYVYKSPPPPYHTPSPLIHSPPPPYIYKSPPPPVHSPPPPYIYKSPPPLAHSPPPPHVYVYPLQSPPPPHVPNHPPYLYNSPPPPPKGY from the coding sequence ATGGGAACTTTCTCAGGGTCGAGGCAATGGCCTCGACTCATCTACTTAGTGGCATTTTGCCTACTTGCAATTAGTGTCATTGCTAAGCCTGATGATGAAGATCATGATAGGAAACCTTTCCCtcatgaaaaacataaaaaagagcACGAATTACCTCCAAAGCATGAAGAACATCCACACCATCATCATCATAAACGACATCCACATGAACATAAATCTCCACCACCTCCACCTTATGGTTACAAATCACCGCCTCCACCAATCTATTCTCCACCACCTCCATATGTTTATAAATCTCCTCCTCCACCAGTTCATTCTCCGCCTCCTCCAGTGCATTCACCTCCACCACCATATATCTACAAGTCTCCTCCACCATCAAATCACTCACCGCCTCCACCGTATGTATATAAATCACCTCCTCCACCAGTTCACTCTCCGCCGCCACCATATGTTTATAAATCTCCACCTCCTCCAGTTCACTCACCGCCTCCACCGTATGTTTACAAATCACCTCCTCCTCCTGTTCACTCACCTCCTCCACCAGTCAACTCTCCGCCCCCACCATATGTTTATAAATCTCCACCTCCTCCAGTTCACTCACCTCCTCCACCATACGTTTATAAATCTCCACCTCCTCCAGTTCATTCTCCGCCTCCACCAGTTCGTTCACCGCCTCCACCGTACGTTTACAAATCACCTCCTCCTCCTGTTCACTCACCTCCTCCACCAGTCCACTCTCCACCACCACCATATGTTTATAAATCTCCACCTCCTCCAGTTCACTCTCCGCCTCCACCAGTTCATTCACCTCCTCCACCAGTCCACTCTCCGCCTCCACCGTACGTTTATAAATCCCCACCTCCTCCAGTTCACTCACCGCCTCCACCCTATGTTTATAAATCTCCACCTCCTCCTGTTCACTCTCCGCCTCCACCAGTTCACTCACCGCCTCCACCGTATGTTTACAAATCACCTCCTCCACCAGTCCACTCTCCGCCCCCACCATATGTTTATAAATCTCCACCTCCTCCAGTTCACTCACCGCCTCCACCGTACGTTTACAAATCACCTCCTCCTCCTGTTCACTCACCTCCTCCACCAGTCCACTCTCCGCCACCACCATATGTTTATAAATCTCCACCTCCTCCAGTACACTCACCGTCTCCACCGTACGTTTACAAATCACCTCCTCCTCCTGTTCACTCACCTCCTCCACCGTACGTTTACAAATCACCTCCTCCTCCTGTTCACTCACCTCCTCCACCAGTCCACTCTCCACCCCCACCATATGTTTATAAATCTCCACCTCCTCCAGTTCACTCACCGCCTCCACCAATTCACTCACCGCCTCCACCATATGTTTACAAATCACCTCCTCCTCCTGTTCACTCACCTCCTCCACCAGTCCACTCTCCGCCCCCACCATACGTTTATAAATCTCCACCTCCTCCAGTCCACTCTCCGCCTCCACCGTACGTTTACAAATCACCTCCTCCACCAGTCCACTCTCCACCCCCACCATATGTTTATAAATCTCCACCTCCTCCAGTTCACTCTCCGCCTCCACCAATTCACTCACCGCCTCCACCATATGTTTACAAATCACCTCCTCTACCAGTCCACTCTCCGCCCCCACCATATGTTTATAAATCTCCACCTCCTCCAGTTCACTCTCCGCCTCCACCGTACGTTTACAAATCACCTCCTCCTCCGGTTCACTCACCCCCTCCACCAGTCCATTCACCTCCACCACCATATATCTACAAGTCTCCTCCTCCACCTGTTCACTCTCCGCCTCCACCGTATGCTTACAAATCGCCTCATTCACCAATCCATTCTCCGCCCCCTCCATATGTATATAAATCTCCTCCTTCACCAGTTCACTCTCCACCTCCTCCAATACATTCACCTCCACCACCATATATCTACAAGTCTCCTCCACCACCAATTCACTCACCGCCTCCACCGTACGTTTACAAATCACCTCCTCCTCCAGTTCACTCACCCCGTCCACCAGTCCATTCCCCGCTTCCACCGTACGTTTACAAATCACCTCCTCCACCAATTCACTCGCCTCCACCACCATATATCTATAAGTCTCCTCCTCCACCTGTTCACTCGCCGCCTCCACCGTATGTTTACAAATCACCTCCTCCACCAATCCACTCCCCACCCCCTCCATATGTCTATAAATCTCCTCCCCCACCAGTTCATTCTCCGCCTCCTCCAGTGCATTCACCTCCACCACCATATATTTACAAGTCTCCTCCACCACCAATTCACTCACCGCCTCCACCATACGTTTACAAATCACCTCCTCCACCAGTCCATTCCCCACCCCCACCATATACTTATAAATCTCCACCTCCTATAGTTCACTCTCCGCCTCCACCAGTCCATTCACCACCCCCCCCATATGTTTACAAATCACCTCCTCCACCAGTCCACTCTCCGCCTCCTCCAGTCCATTCACTTCCACCACCATATGTTTACAAATCACCTCCTCCACCAATCCACTCTCCTCCCCCACCATATGTCTATAAATCTCCTCCTCCACCAGTTCACTCTCCGCCTCCTTCTCCATCTGTCCACTCCCcgccaccaccatatgcctataagtCTCCCCCTCCTCCTGTCCACTCACCACCTCCACCAGTCCATTCACCCCCGCCACCATATATTTACAAGTCTCCTCCTCCATCAGTTCACTCACCGCCTCCACCGTATGTTTACAAATCACCCCCTCCTCCATATCACACACCGTCACCACTAATTCActcaccaccacctccatatatctATAAGTCTCCACCACCTCCAGTGCACTCACCACCTCCACCATATATCTATAAATCCCCACCTCCTCTAGCCCACTCACCTCCACCACCCCACGTATATGTTTATCCGCTGCAGTCACCTCCACCTCCTCATGTTCCCAATCATCCACCATACCTCTATAACTCACCCCCACCTCCTCCAAAAGGCTATTAA